In a genomic window of Glycine max cultivar Williams 82 chromosome 13, Glycine_max_v4.0, whole genome shotgun sequence:
- the LOC100799760 gene encoding ABC transporter B family member 21 — protein sequence MAQDIALNRDSDSKEDSKSKAKDKTVKTVPLYKLFSFADPLDNLLMFLGTVGAIGNGVSIPLTILMFGNMINAFGGTENSNVVDEVSKVSLKFVYFAVGTFLLSLLQLTCWMVTGERQATRIRGLYLKTILRQDVTFFDKETRTGEVVGRMSGDTVLIQDAMGEKVGQFLQFIATFIGSFAVAFIKGWLLTVVMLSCIPPLALVGAVLGQVISKASSRGQEAYSIAATVAEQTIGSIRTVASFTGEKQAIANYNQSLTKAYKAGVQGPLASGLGFGALYFVFTCSYGLATWFGAKMIIEKGYTGGEVITVIVAVLNGSMSLGQASPSLSAFAAGQAAAFKMFETIKRKPEIDAYDTTGRQLDDIRGDIELREVCFSYPTRPDELIFNGFSLSIPSGTTTALVGESGSGKSTVVGLIERFYDPQAGEVLIDSINLKEFKLKWIRQKIGLVSQEPVLFTCSIKENIAYGKDGATDEEIRAAAELANAAKFIDKLPLGLDTMVGEHGAQLSGGQKQRVAIARAILKDPRILLLDEATSALDAESEKIVQEALDRIMINRTTVIVAHRLSTIRNADSIAVIHQGKIVERGSHAELTKDPNGAYRQLIRLQEIKGSEKNAANDTDKIESIVHSGRQSSQRSSIQSISQRSSGVGSSGCNSFSESHGVPATVGFLEPSGGRPQAPPSTVSSPPEVPLYRLAYLNKPEIPFLLIGTIAAVGSGVILPILALFISKMISIFYEPVDELHKDSKHWALLFVALGVVSFVMPPCRFYLFGIAGGKLIKRIRKMCFEKVVHMEVSWFDEAEHSSGAIGARLSSDAAAVRALVGDALGLLVQNIATAVAGLVIAFDASWQLALIILALAPLLALNGYVQLKVLKGFSADAKKLYEEASQVANDALGSIRTVASFCAEKKVMKSYEEKCEGPIRTGIRRGIISGISYGVSFFMLYAVYACSFYAGARLVQDGKATMLDVFRVFFALNLAAVGISQSGSLVPDSSNSKSAAASVFAILDRKSQIDPSDDSGLTLEEVKGEIEFKHVSFKYPTRPDVQIFRDLCLTIHNGKTVALVGESGSGKSTVISLLQRFYDPDLGNITLDGTEIQRMQVKWLRQQMGLVSQEPVLFNDTIRANIAYGKGGDATEAEIIAAAELANAHNFTCSLQEGYDTIVGERGIQLSGGQKQRVAIARAIVKNPKILLLDEATSALDAESEKVVQDALDCVMVDRTTIVVAHRLSTIKGADLIAVVKNGVIAEKGKHEALLNKGGDYASLVALHTTASTS from the exons ATGGCACAGGATATCGCCTTGAATCGAGACTCGGACAGCAAGGAAGATTCAAAGAGCAAGGCCAAAGATAAAACTGTCAAAACAGTACCCTTATACAAGCTTTTCTCATTTGCTGATCCTTTGGATAATTTATTGATGTTTTTGGGGACAGTGGGGGCTATTGGGAATGGAGTCTCCATACCCTTAACGATTCTGATGTTTGGCAATATGATCAATGCATTTGGAGGAACCGAAAATTCCAACGTTGTTGATGAAGTTTCCAAG GTGTCTCTGAAATTTGTATACTTCGCTGTGGGTACTTTTCTTTTGTCACTTCTGC AGTTGACTTGCTGGATGGTCACTGGGGAGAGACAAGCCACAAGAATTAGAGGTTTATACCTTAAAACAATTTTGAGGCAAGATGTCACCTTCTTTGATAAGGAAACTAGAACTGGAGAGGTTGTTGGAAGGATGTCAGGTGATACTGTTCTTATTCAAGATGCCATGGGTGAGAAG GTGGGACAATTCTTGCAGTTCATAGCAACTTTCATTGGATCTTTTGCAGTAGCATTCATCAAGGGATGGCTTCTAACTGTTGTAATGCTATCTTGTATTCCACCTCTTGCGTTGGTTGGTGCTGTGCTAGGCCAGGTTATTTCAAAAGCATCATCCAGGGGACAAGAAGCTTATTCTATAGCAGCAACTGTGGCTGAGCAGACAATTGGTTCTATCCGAACT GTTGCTTCATTCACTGGGGAGAAGCAAGCTATAGCTAATTATAATCAGTCCTTAACCAAAGCTTACAAGGCTGGAGTGCAAGGGCCACTAGCTTCTGGTTTGGGGTTTGGTGCTctgtattttgtttttacctgcagttatggtttggctACATGGTTTGGTGCAAAAATGATAATAGAGAAAGGATATACAGGAGGAGAGGTTATCACAGTAATTGTTGCTGTATTGAATGGATCCAT GTCTCTTGGGCAGGCATCTCCAAGCTTGAGTGCTTTTGCTGCAGGACAAGCTGCAGCCTTTAAGATGTTTGAAACAATTAAAAGGAAGCCAGAAATTGATGCTTATGACACTACTGGTCGGCAGCTTGATGACATCCGTGGAGATATAGAACTTAGGGAGGTTTGCTTTAGTTATCCTACTAGACCTGATGAACTGATATTCAATGGATTTTCTCTTTCAATACCAAGCGGCACTACAACAGCTTTGGTAGGAGAAAGTGGGAGTGGGAAATCCACAGTTGTTGGTTTGATAGAGAGATTTTATGATCCACAGGCAGGTGAAGTTCTCATTGACAGTATCAACCTCAAAGAATTCAAACTGAAATGGATCAGACAGAAAATAGGCCTAGTTAGCCAGGAACCAGTTCTCTTTACATGCAGTATTAAAGAGAATATTGCCTATGGCAAGGATGGTGCAACTGATGAAGAAATCAGAGCTGCAGCAGAACTAGCTAATGCCGCCAAATTTATAGATAAACTTCCTCTG GGACTAGACACAATGGTTGGTGAGCATGGAGCTCAGCTCTCTGGGGGTCAAAAGCAAAGAGTTGCAATAGCAAGAGCAATTTTGAAAGACCCAAGAATCCTACTTCTGGATGAAGCTACAAGTGCCCTTGATGCTGAATCTGAGAAAATTGTACAGGAGGCATTGGACAGAATAATGATAAACCGAACAACTGTCATTGTAGCCCACCGCTTAAGTACTATAAGGAATGCTGATAGCATTGCTGTTATTCATCAAGGAAAAATAGTTGAAAGAG GTTCACATGCTGAGCTCACCAAGGATCCTAATGGAGCCTATAGGCAGCTCATTAGACTGCAAGAAATTAAAGGGTCAGAAAAAAATGCAGCAAATGACACAGACAAGATAGAAAGTATAGTGCATTCTGGAAGACAATCAAGTCAAAGATCTTCCATACAATCTATAAGCCAAAGGTCATCAGGAGTTGGAAGTAGCGGTTGTAACTCATTCTCAGAATCACATGGTGTGCCTGCAACAGTTGGCTTCTTGGAACCTTCAGGCGGAAGACCTCAAGCTCCTCCTTCAACAGTTTCTTCACCACCAGAAGTGCCACTTTATCGCCTGGCATATTTAAACAAGCCTGAGATTCCATTCTTACTGATAGGGACTATAGCCGCAGTAGGATCTGGAGTAATATTACCCATTCTTGCACTCTTCATCTCCAAAATGATAAGTATTTTCTATGAGCCAGTTGATGAACTTCATAAAGATTCAAAACATTGGGCATTACTATTTGTTGCACTTGGTGTGGTATCATTTGTCATGCCTCCATGTAGATTCTACCTTTTTGGCATTGCTGGTGGTAAGTTAATCAAAAGGATCCGGAAAATGTGTTTTGAGAAAGTAGTTCACATGGAAGTTAGTTGGTTCGATGAAGCTGAACATTCAAGTGGAGCAATAGGAGCAAGGCTCTCATCTGATGCAGCTGCTGTTCGAGCTTTGGTTGGGGATGCACTTGGTTTGCTGGTTCAAAATATTGCTACAGCAGTAGCTGGCTTGGTAATTGCTTTTGATGCAAGCTGGCAGCTTGCTCTTATAATTCTTGCTTTGGCACCTCTATTAGCACTAAATGGATACGTGCAATTGAAGGTCTTGAAAGGATTCAGCGCAGATGCAAAG AAACTGTATGAGGAAGCAAGTCAAGTGGCGAATGATGCTCTAGGGAGTATAAGAACAGTTGCTTCTTTCTGTGCTGAAAAGAAGGTAATGAAATCATACGAGGAAAAATGTGAAGGACCAATTAGGACAGGCATAAGGCGAGGAATAATAAGTGGAATTAGTTATGGGGTATCATTCTTTATGCTGTATGCAGTTTATGCATGCAGTTTTTATGCTGGGGCTCGACTTGTACAGGATGGAAAAGCAACAATGTTGGATGTTTTCCGT GTCTTTTTTGCTCTCAACTTGGCAGCTGTGGGAATCTCTCAATCTGGATCTTTGGTCCCTGATTCAAGTAATTCAAAAAGTGCCGCTGCTTCTGTATTTGCTATTCTTGATCGAAAGTCACAAATTGACCCAAGTGATGACTCTGGATTGACATTGGAAGAAGTCAAGGGAGAGATTGAATTTAAGCATGTAAGTTTCAAGTATCCTACCAGACCTGATGTTCAAATATTCAGAGATCTTTGCTTGACCATTCATAATGGCAAG ACAGTTGCACTGGTTGGAGAAAGTGGAAGTGGAAAATCAACGGTGATCTCATTATTACAAAGATTTTATGATCCAGACTTGGGTAACATTACACTGGATGGAACTGAAATCCAAAGGATGCAAGTTAAATGGCTGAGACAACAGATGGGCCTGGTGAGCCAAGAACCTGTGCTGTTTAATGACACCATCCGAGCCAATATTGCATATGGAAAGGGCGGCGATGCAACAGAGGCAGAAATTATAGCTGCAGCAGAACTCGCAAATGCTCACAACTTCACTTGTAGTTTGCAGGAG gGTTATGACACAATAGTAGGGGAAAGAGGGATTCAACTATCTGGAGGGCAGAAGCAGCGGGTGGCAATTGCACGAGCTATAGTGAAGAATCCAAAAATATTACTACTAGATGAAGCCACAAGTGCACTGGATGCTGAGTCTGAAAAAGTGGTTCAGGATGCACTAGACTGCGTTATGGTGGACCGAACCACAATAGTAGTGGCTCATAGGCTATCCACTATTAAGGGTGCAGATTTAATCGCAGTAGTTAAAAACGGGGTAATAGCAGAAAAGGGAAAACATGAAGCATTACTCAACAAAGGAGGTGACTATGCTTCCTTAGTAGCATTGCACACAACTGCATCTACATCTTAG